A segment of the Stegostoma tigrinum isolate sSteTig4 chromosome 44, sSteTig4.hap1, whole genome shotgun sequence genome:
GTAATATTCTCTGTGAATATGCAACACATTCTGACATAGCTAATAGGGCGTTGAGACTGGATTTTAATCTCTTCGGCATTTTGAGACTTCTTAGTTCGTTATCAGTTGGCAGGATCTAGGAGGGGTCATATAAATGGGGCTGGTTTCCTCTGAGAACCATTCTGAATCAACAAAACAATTTACTGTTTATGTGCTGAGTGTGGGTTTTATATACCGATTGTATCATATGCTGATTCTCTGTCTCAGTACGGGATTTGTTTTTTCAGGTTTCAGTAGTATCAATGAGACATTtagattcatttttttttgtattggaGATCGTTAGTGCTCTTTcttaaaaattttgttttgctcctgTCTGGCTATTTCTATGTTACATTTTTAAACTAATACTCTATACAACAGAATATCATTTACTTCATCACCAGGATGAGAATCAAGATGAGgtgcagcgtggaagcagaccattcagcccactgtgcttgCACTGGGACATTACATTCTGCACACTAGTTTCCAGTAATTGTTGGAATTGTGAACTTCTTCCACTCACTGCCAGTGTCTGTTAGTGCCAATTTGACATTAGTTCTCCAGTTATCAGCCTGCGAATAGCTGCAGTGCTAGCTTCGTGATGTCTGCAACCATCTCAGGTACAGTAGATATTCACTGACTCTGTATGACTGAGGGATTAATATTACACTGACATTTGTCCGTACCATGAGGACTAACATGATTGTGCTGCAGGGAAGGTTGACATGAACATCAAGCCCTTTgtagaaaattgaaacaaaaaattcaAAGAGATACACAATGTTTCTTGCcagactgaagaaaaaaaaagaaatattaacTCCTGTAAGGTGAAGAAATGATAAGGGTGAGGATAGCAGTTCCTCTTCAGCCTCAATACATTCATGGAAATAGAATGCTGGCTGATTGGGATTTTAAAAGTTGTTCATTGAAAAAAaaggtgcagacacaatgggctgacgGGCCTTTCTCTTGTGCTGCAGAGTTCTGTAAattgagggtgttagtggagatCATTTTGACTCTATCATTTTCTATGATTTGCAGTGAACACAAAACAATTTAGTTGTTCCACATTGTAACATACACCTTCAgtcagtcagagtgtgtgtgtgtgtgagagtgagaggaggagagaatTATTCAAaggattaattctgtccttctcaGTCACTGATAAACTTCATATAAACATGTTTCATCCACTTTAGTAACTCTTGTTGCACGGGTTCTTcccatttctgtacttaacatctCACTGAGGTATGGCTGTTGAAACTATGTTACAGCATGATCTATTGTTTGTCTTGATTGTAACTTTGAAAATGCCCTTATAAAATGCAGATTTAATGCTGTTCCTGAGTGTCTATTTCGGATGACCAAtcagtctatccatcttcaaaactTGTGTCAACGTCAGTGGGCTACATACCTGCTGATTGTTAGCAGTAACTGGTCAGATTTGGCTTTGTACCGAGGAAATACAACATCATCCTGGTCCTTcaagtatttgcctggaggaagtCAATATACAGAAAGTCTGGCCGTATGGAACTAATCAACATAACATCAAGTTCATAATCATTGGGACgtgagtttgtttttaaaagaagaaaacgaGCAAAATGAACAGAACCAGAGGCTTTATTCCCTGTTCTCCAGATCTGCTCCTTTTCTGGGAATTCTCATGgtacttttttttcctgaaataattCGAAATCAACTGAGTGAGAATCAGAAACTGAGCAACAACTGTACTTTCATACATGGGGCTATCCGAAGAAACAGGCATGCATACACAGTTCAATATCCAGCTCACAACACACTACCtgtgaaaaggaagaacaaagggcgctattttaaatgtttcaggtgAGAAATGTAACCTGGGGACTCAAATACCTGTCCTTTTCAGGGTGATAACATGCCTCTAGTCTGTGTTTCCACTGTTCACGGCACTATGTCCAAAAACAGCGCGAAACTGAAGCCGAACAACGAATTTCCATCCCAGTTTAGAGGATGAACAGCACAAGACTGACCCCacagcagcttcttgccgctgtgtctccctccgcaggcccacacacagcccgagaaaggcctctctctcccgcctccaggccgctcactccaagttccgggaccagttcctgctccgctccgcctcttaccaacagcccccggttctccctgaactgagcccgaatcaatgccggtctcggagcccactctgtgtcccagactcacatctcgatgcgctgctggaaggagcctgctgttcccttgcttccctgggcgctggtctctccattgcggcctgtttcaaacaaacctcttccactcactgagtcaATGGCAGCGCTGGGGGTgggcctcacgcatgcgctcctctgggttgtgtgtgacaaagggaaatgcagggttgcagggaaaaggcggtgcgatgggtctgggaggggatgctcttcagtgggtcggTGTGGAATTTTAGTTGGGCTGAAgtatctgtttccacattgtagggattctatggtgattCTATGAAGCGTGCTGCAGATTAAGCGCATAATTGTGAACTATGTGCCAATGTTTTGTTCTGCTCATGTCACCTCCCTTACTGTTTTCATAAAGAATAAAAGTTTGAGCATAATTTTgaatgctcctgtttcctcccgcagtccaaaggtgtgcaagctaggtggattggctgtgctaaattgcccgtggtgcccagagatgtttaggtttggtggattagacatgagaaataaagggtaggggaataggtctgggtaggGTGCTCTTCAGGGGGCgatgaggacttgttgggccaaatggcctggagcGGTTCTATGTGTGGCAGCATCTTCGAaggaaaaaggaacaaaattaacattctgggtccagtgacctttccgcagatttgatggtggttgggaaaacgtcagtttatatgcagataaAAGGAGAGTGTGATGGGGTTTGGAATAAATGTTAGGATAAAGCCtaacagagagaagaacatttggacagagttgataacgatcagacTGGGAGGTTGAATAGTAGTTTTTGGGAACTCTTAGTGGGTGGTggataatggcagggtatgtggtaacaaggccttgtGAGGGGTAGAGGTTAGGCCCAAAAAATATTGATCTCGATACTgggtctggagggctgcagagtccccaagtggaagatgaggtattgttcttctagcttgtgttgagcttcaatggaactctacagcaagacagagacagagatgttggcctggaaacggggtggtgcattaaagtggcaggcaacaggaagttcaaggtcttttttgcaagcagaacatagatgttgtgCAAAATGattacccagtctatgctttgtttcacaACTGGGTGTTTTAAGAGAATTTGGACAGTCCTTGTAACTGGGCAAGAATAATGCAgtcatttcaaagaaaaaaaatgccagctgtggacatcactgactggTCTGAGCATTGATTGACCCTCCTGAAATGCccgtgagaaggtggtagtgaactgccttcctgaaccgttGCAATCTCTGAGCTGTAGGTCGGCCCACATTGCCATTAgtaagggaattgcaggattttcacGGATTGACACAGACTGAACGgccaatatacttccaagtcaggatggtgagtgtcttggagaagATCTTGCAGATCGTGCAGTTCCCATGAACCTGCTGCTGCtgtctttcaagatggaagtagttgtgggtttggtaggtgctatctaattttatatttgagagagtggatgtttgtgaatgtggtgccaattaaacagGAGCAGCCTTTTCGTGGATAGTACCTTGCTTGCTGTGTGCAGTTGGAGCTGCACTAATACAGGTAATGGGGGCTACAGAGGGGAAAcctttacactcctgacttgaatgttggagattttggacaggtttgagaaatcaggagggaagttacttgctgcagtatccaTAGCCTTTGccctgttcttgtagccaatgCATTTATCGGGTGAGTCCGGTTCAATTTGTCCTTCATGgtagctcccaggatgttgacagtggaggataCAATGATGCTGAGTCCCAAGTCAAAGAATGCCTTACTGCACGACTCTGTGACACAgtttaacactcacacactgatcaGACTTGATATAGCCTCCATCCACCCTAACAGCAAGCTCTATCACTACAACCCCCGACTACAATCCCAAATCTCTCTGGTATTGTATAGGTTAACGTGAGTGATAGTGAACAGAATTGGACATGTTGCACTGACCCTGAGAACAATCCTCCTGTATTACAGTGGGGTCATCACTATTCCTTCTCCTCTCGGAAAGTCCGTCCGGGCACACACTCACCTTGACAGTGGTTAGCTACATACCCTCCATGCTGAGAAACTGCaccatctgtgtgtctctgtttagTGGAGAACAGCTGATTTCCGGTTGGGATTGATTTTGTACTGTTCACTGTCAGAGCAGGAGGAGCAAATACAATTGAAAACATTGGAAACGCTCACTGAAGCGAAGGCCAAGCTGAAAACCGAAGTtaccaagaaagcagcaaagaaatgaaccTGGTATTGTATAGGTTAACGTGAGTGATAGTGAACAGAATTGGACATGTTGCACTGACCCTGAGAATGAACCACGTGGGGTGAgcctgagccagaggcagtcattGAGGAATGTGACATGGCTGTGGAAAGTGAAatggctggatgaagggtctcgacccaaaatgtcagcttttgagctcctaagatgctgcttggcctgctgtgttcatccagccccacactttggtaTGATGGCTGTGGAAATGTCAGTTTCAGTTCCTGTCCATTTCTATTTCACATATTCAGGGAGACAGTAACACTGGCGCAGAAACCCCGCTTCACAACACAGTCCCCAAGAAATGATTTTGTCTGATTCACCGGGAGCAATGGAAACTGACTTTGTCGGAttctacaacatctgcagttcctgctatctgtgaAATGGAAGCTGACATGCTGTCTTCTGAAAGAAAGGCCAGGACATGGGCTTTTAATTGTTTCAcaactgcttttaaaattgtatcagtgatatcagcttttgtgctcctgagatgctgcttggcctgctgtgttcatccagcttcacactttgtcatcttgcttttaaaatatccaggttttattatctttgaacatAAGTTTGAGTCTGCAGGTTTTCTGCCGGGCCTTGTGTTCACTGCCCTTGTGGAGAAAAGGTTTAGTTCCAGATCCAGTTGGGGGCGGCAGTAAGCTGGAGGCGGAGCTGGACATTTCTCTGTTTGTCACTCAGTTTTCTGCCCGGGCCGCCCATCACTCCCTGTCAGCTCTTTCTCAGTCAGGTCGGGGCGGACTGTATAAAAAAGGAAGGTGAGGCAGCTCCGCTCTCAGTCAGCAGCGATTGCAGTGAAGAGGCGTGATGtctgggagagggaaaggaggcAAAGGCCTGGGAAAAGGCGGAGCGAAGAGGCACCGCAAAGTGCTCCGTGATAACATCCAGGGCATCACGAAACCAGCCATCCGGCGCCTGGCTCGCCGTGGCGGGGTCAAGCGCATCTCGGGCTTGATCTACGAGGAGACCCGCGGGGTGCTGAAGGTTTTCCTGGAGAATGTGATCAGGGATGCGGTGACCTACACTGAGCACGCCAAGCGCAAGACGGTGACTgccatggatgtggtgtacgctctgaaacgccagggccgcactctgtatggattcggcggctgagcaaatcgtcccttttccagcgaacccaaaggctcttttcagagccacccaaacACTCCGATTGAGAGCGGAGACCTGAGGATGGGGAACCAGCACATAGGGCTGGTGCAGCGACATTTAATTTTGCATCAATCCTTCAGGAAATATATTAACTTCGTGTCCCGCgttgcaagagagagagcgcgattgTTAAATTATACTGTCTGCAGTAACGTGTTTTATAATCAAGATATCCCTACACTACAGATAGAGGTTTCACGGCCAGTCGAGACGATACGGTTCTGCAGCTGGTTATGTCACATACAGAAGGAGCGGCCGGCTCCGTCAtgcgaccatggctgatctgtttctcaaccctaaaTCTTTGATTCTCTTCCATGTGAATACCAGTCTATCAGTAATAACACCAGCTGTCCATACCATGAATAATAATTTGCTCTGTCCGTAATTTTGGGCCCAGGCGCTAATGATACATATTACAGTGTTTGTACTTCATTGACGCTCCCAGGAATGATAATTTGTTCAGTTTTGATTCTGGTAGCCGTGCCGAGGTTTCAGTGGCGTGTTCATTCCACCTGCCTGTTAGAGATGCGTCAGGAAATGATTCAGAGCCCTCTCCGCGCTGACTGCAAGTTAGGTTCACAAGAAAATTTTGTAAAGCATAAGATATAATCTTAGGCGCAGGCGCATGGgactttttaatattttgtaaggTCAGGCTGAAATCGGCGGGCGATTTGAAATTGACCAACTGTCATTTCAAGTTAACCAATCAGCCTCCAATAATTATTTTACTGCCTTTTCTGTCCTTCAGTGGCTGTTTCTCGGGGATTTGAGGGACGGGACTGTAACCAATCCCAGCTCTAGGGCGGGCTCTCCATTCCCTTAAATAGGCAGCGCCGCAGCACGATCAGCATTGATAACAGCAGCCTATGTGTGTGTTGCAGAGAATGGCCAGAACCAAGCAGACAGCGCGCAAATCCACCGGAGGAAAAGCTCCCCGCAAGCAGCTGGCGACCAAAGCGGCCCGCAAGAGCGCTCCGGCCACGGGCGGAGTGAAGAAGCCTCATCGCTACaggcccggcacggtggctctgcgggagatccgccgctaccagaaatccaccgagctgctgatccgcaaactgccgttccagcgcctggtgcgggagatcgctcaggacttcaagaccgacctgcgcttccagagctcggccgtgatggccctgcaggaggccagcgAGGCTTACCTGGTGGGGCTGTTTGAGGACACCAACCTGTGTGCCATCCACGCCAAGCGGGTCACCATCATGCCCAAAGACATCCAGCTGGCCCGGCGGATCCGCGGGGAGCGCGCCTAAACGGAGCGTGCCCGGCCCTGTACATTCACCCCGAGAAACacaacggctcttttcagagccactaaACTGTCCCGAGAGAGCAGCAATCGTCAGGCACTGGACTTTAGTTAATGTCAACACACAGCATGCTATTGATGTCTCAATGCAACAGGAGTTACAGAAAATGAATGGGTCTGGGATGCACGAATTCATATTGAAGACGAGGCAACTCGGGACGATCAAGTTTATAAATTTTCAGTAATCACAACAAATTCAAGTACTGCATTCCACCCTTTATAATTGATACATTTCCAAAGGAACCGCCTGTGTGGGAATTGCTTCCCGTGGCGTTTTCCCAGCTGTAACTGAACTTGCCGGAAAAGGAGGGTGGGAAACAATCCCCAATTTCAAAACCCGCCACATTACACAAATGATTTTTGTAGTTTTGGCCATGCAATCGAAATTTTGCCCAATCTCCCACAAGTGTATTCGATCCTCTGAGGATGGTCGGTTCTGTCTCGCAGGGCATCTTTCTGGGGCCGAGCTATTCCATGTCTCATGTTCCCTGGATGGGGATACCGCTTTGAGTCACTATTTAAAGTCGCAGTCGCTGTCCCTGCAGCAAACCCTCCAACTTTATTCGTCCCGTTCTAGTTTTATCACTGTTAAAGCGAGAGCAAAAGGGATTATTTTTGCGCGTTTAGAGGACCGGGTTTGCACATAAAATGAAAATTAGTTAACCAGCAGTGAAAGTCTAGCTGCTTTTCACTGATgttgtgggtggctctgaaaagagcctttgggttgtcAGATTCAATAAGTGTCTTCACTTTTTAGTGGCGCCCCCAGCGGCGGTTTTCTTTGGCAGCAGCACGGCCTGGATATTAGGCAGCACCCCGCCCTGTGCAATGGTCACCCCTCCAagcagcttgttgagctcctcgtcgttgcgcacggccagctggaggtgcctggggatgatgcgggtcttcttgttgtcgcgggccgcgttaccggccagctcgaggatttcagccgtcaggtactcgagcaccgcagccagatagaccggcgctccggcacccacacgctcagcatagttaccctttctcaggagcctgtGAACACGGCCCACCGGGAACTGCAGCCCAGCCCGGGACGACCGGGACTTCGCCTTCGACCGAGCTTTGCCGCCACTGCCCTTTCCTCTCCCAGACATTGCCACAGTCTCAAACACTTTCATAGAAAATGCTGCAATGCGGCCACATCGCGCCCTCTTATACCTTCGGGATgaatgggggtgcggccattgctgattggtcacattGTTCAGTATCTCCTAATGTCGTTTTAATGCCCAATCAgatatctgcttccctcaccaatcCGGAGAGAGGCCGGAAAAtcccggcgccaaatcatcaaccgctttctttcaaactggAGAAGCCCGCCAATAATTTCGAAATGGGTAGAAGTTTTACAAAGAAGAATGCGTTCTTACTTCAGATAATTTACTTTTAGAATACACCTATATAcgtcacaccatctctctctgatTTCCCGGCCTAGTTGAAACCAACTATTTTTGATCTTGAATTCCCCCCACCCCGCGAAAAAACTTAACATTAAGCGGAAGGGGGAATGAAAAGCCCGCCGAAAGTTATTCTCTGCACAGATTGAATTTAATTCACATCTACACCCGGATATAATAATCAAAGTATCACACAACTGTTTCTTTCTCGTTGAACTCAATACTgctttaaacaatattttacaatcGCTCTCCCTATTGCACAAGATCAACAATATTTCCACTTCTGCGATGCCAGTCCGGCAGCTGTTCTGCTTTCCTCTCGGTTCACTTGGAAATTTTCCCGCCGACAGCAGAAAGCCTCATTTATAGCTTTCTGCAAAACCGGATAGAACCCGcggggagatttgaaaataaaacaaaattcctctgcGTGGAAACCGTAGGAAAATaccggcgccaaatcatcaaccgtTTTCTGTCCGATTTGAAAAGCCCGCCAATATGGGCAATACGAGG
Coding sequences within it:
- the LOC132207055 gene encoding histone H3, whose translation is MARTKQTARKSTGGKAPRKQLATKAARKSAPATGGVKKPHRYRPGTVALREIRRYQKSTELLIRKLPFQRLVREIAQDFKTDLRFQSSAVMALQEASEAYLVGLFEDTNLCAIHAKRVTIMPKDIQLARRIRGERA